The Pseudomonadota bacterium genome includes the window GTCTGCCAGACCACGGTCTCACATGGCGGCCCGGCCAAGGCGGACCGGCGCCGCTCGGCGCGCTCGGGGATATGGCTTTCATGGGGCTCGCGCCACAGCACCCGTTCCGGCCCAAAGCGGTTGATCAGCCGGTCGATCAGGGGTGCCAGGGATTGACGTTCCGGCAGGGCCTGACCGCTCGTCGCCCAGACCTTCTGGCGCGGCGTCATGGCCTCCACACGGGCGGCGCCAAGCACCAGAAGGTCGATGCCGAAGCCGGGATCGATCTCTTCCAGACGTTCGGCGAAGAGACGCTGGAAATGACGGGTGTCGCGGCTCGGCACCGAGGTCGCGACGGTCAGCGGGAAGGCCGTGCCGTCGACCCGGTAGGCGGTGAAGACGAGCGTGCGCGCGCCCTGCTGGCGTTCCTCCAGCGACGGCATCAGATCCTCCAGCAACTCGGCCAGCGCCCGTTCGATGATCGGCAGATCGAAGATCGGCTCGGCGCAGTTGCGGCTGACGCGCAGGACCGGCGGCATGGCCATGGGCACGATCGGCTCCTCGACCTTGCCGAGCGCCTGGTCCAGGCGGCGCATCACCGCCTGCGCGCTGTCGCGGGCATCGAAGCGGCGGTAGAGCGCGTCGCGCGGGAGATCGTAGAGATCACCGATGCGGCGCAGCCCGAAACGGCGGAGATCGGCGCTGACGTCGTGGGAGAGACGCAGGCCTTCGACCGGCAGCCGCGCCAACACCGCCTTGCTGTTATCGCCTTGCACGATGGCTTCGGCACCATGGCGCGCGACGGCCCAGGCTGCGCCCGGCGTCGCGGCGAGACCCAGGCGCGCGGTGATATCCGCCTTGGCCAGACGTTCGTTCATGTCGTCCAACATGGCGGCTTCGCCGCCGAACAGGTGGTCGCAGCCGGTGGTGTCGAGCCAGATGCCGTCGGGCTCTTCGTCATGGCTGAGATCGACCGCAACCCAGGGGCTGTAACGGCTGCACCAGCGCGCGAGCTTTTCGAGCGCGCGCCGGTCGGCGGCGAGATCAGCGGGCGCGCTCGCCAGATCCGGCACGATGGCGCGCGCGTCGGTGAGCGCCATGCCCGGCGTAAGGCCATCGCCGGCGGCCGGCGCGTTGACCGCGTAGAGGCGCAAGCCTTGAGCCTGTTTGCGGACCAGGACAAAGGGCTTACGCGGTCCGGCGCTGGCCGGCGGCGAAGGGCGCGACAACGCCCGGCGCCGCTGAAGCGCGCGGCGCCACCGTTCGATCGGCCAGGCCGGTAGCCACAGCGAAACGATGCGTCTCATGCGACCATTCCAGGGTCCAGCTTTGCGGCCGCGCCCCGGCGCGCGAGCGCAACAAGTCGATCTGCCATCGCGTGCGTCCGGGCGCACGGGGTTCAAACTGATCCGCCACGCTGGGCGCCGCGGTAACCGCCCAGCGTGTCCAGGCCGCGCTGGCGCTTTGATCGGCGGTGCCACGAATCAGAAACGGCGTGATGCCGGTTTCCTGGGCGGCGAGGCTCAGGCGCCGGCTCGCGGTCAGGTCCGCTTCGGCGACCTCGCCGACCACGGCGACCGGAGCACGGCTCC containing:
- a CDS encoding DNA polymerase Y family protein; its protein translation is MRRIVSLWLPAWPIERWRRALQRRRALSRPSPPASAGPRKPFVLVRKQAQGLRLYAVNAPAAGDGLTPGMALTDARAIVPDLASAPADLAADRRALEKLARWCSRYSPWVAVDLSHDEEPDGIWLDTTGCDHLFGGEAAMLDDMNERLAKADITARLGLAATPGAAWAVARHGAEAIVQGDNSKAVLARLPVEGLRLSHDVSADLRRFGLRRIGDLYDLPRDALYRRFDARDSAQAVMRRLDQALGKVEEPIVPMAMPPVLRVSRNCAEPIFDLPIIERALAELLEDLMPSLEERQQGARTLVFTAYRVDGTAFPLTVATSVPSRDTRHFQRLFAERLEEIDPGFGIDLLVLGAARVEAMTPRQKVWATSGQALPERQSLAPLIDRLINRFGPERVLWREPHESHIPERAERRRSALAGPPCETVVWQTNRPPRPLRLFDQPESVEVMAEVTDGPPIRFRWRRQIHDVKRAEGPERIGPEWWAKNEPGARGTRDYFRVEDETGRRFWLYRDGLYEGEARDGPPRWYVHGLFA